The following are from one region of the Hydrogenimonas sp. SS33 genome:
- a CDS encoding VWA domain-containing protein, which translates to MRFIYPEFIYLMLVPAMGLIYLIATNKDAVERVFDAEVLDRLRIEGDALGKTGHNALVFVAFFFMVLALAQPVIDKGVEQVKVPGGDLAVALDLSRSMEAKDRYPDRLTFAKEKLTEILPALPSNRIGIIGFTRASFIIAPLSEDREALRFLLERLPKEATSLQGTDLKAALEGAAELLEKSRDRTVLLVTDGGEERDVRALADFAKKHRLRIVVWMTATKEGAPVPGVQGRKPVISRANGALKYLAGATGGLYVPATLSQADEASIVHFLKEKMRHTGEYEKVVHHRIQLFYYPLAIALLILPFALYSFGGRSRIVGLLLLFALACSSSIPLEAGVLDFVTIDRGTKAYKRGDYRQSTDAFEKVAITTDRPEAWFDLGNSYYRSGRYKMACDAYGRVVTDKLWLERAKLYNLANCYVKLGDLRKAAELYRKVLSFGEEPNARYNLELVLKYLEKEKKQQGGGKKRSEKEGEGKKRSQKGSDAEKNARARKGGKGEGKGKPRPITPREERKWMEMIEKEPVVTKLYPLTPPKKEPEIAHPW; encoded by the coding sequence ATGCGTTTCATCTATCCCGAATTTATCTACCTGATGCTGGTGCCGGCGATGGGGCTCATCTATCTCATCGCCACCAACAAGGATGCGGTTGAGCGGGTTTTTGACGCGGAGGTGCTGGACCGCCTGCGCATCGAGGGGGATGCGCTGGGGAAGACGGGGCATAATGCGCTGGTTTTCGTCGCCTTTTTCTTTATGGTCCTGGCGCTGGCGCAGCCGGTCATCGACAAAGGGGTGGAGCAGGTGAAGGTGCCGGGCGGGGATTTGGCCGTCGCGCTGGATCTGTCGCGCTCAATGGAGGCGAAAGACCGCTATCCCGACCGGCTGACCTTCGCGAAAGAGAAGCTGACGGAGATTCTACCGGCGCTCCCCTCCAACCGCATCGGCATCATCGGGTTTACCCGGGCCTCTTTCATCATCGCGCCTCTAAGCGAAGACCGGGAGGCGCTCCGTTTTCTGCTGGAGCGGCTTCCGAAAGAGGCGACATCCCTTCAGGGGACCGACCTGAAAGCGGCGTTGGAAGGGGCTGCGGAACTTCTAGAAAAAAGCCGGGACAGGACGGTGCTTCTGGTCACCGACGGGGGAGAGGAAAGAGATGTCAGGGCCCTGGCCGATTTCGCGAAGAAGCATCGGCTGCGAATCGTCGTCTGGATGACAGCGACGAAAGAGGGGGCGCCGGTGCCGGGCGTTCAGGGGCGAAAGCCGGTCATCTCCAGGGCCAACGGAGCCCTGAAATATCTGGCGGGTGCGACGGGAGGGCTCTATGTGCCGGCGACCCTCTCCCAGGCGGACGAGGCTTCCATTGTCCACTTTCTCAAGGAGAAGATGCGGCATACAGGGGAGTATGAAAAGGTGGTGCACCACCGCATCCAACTCTTCTACTATCCGCTCGCCATCGCCCTGCTGATCCTTCCTTTCGCCCTCTACTCTTTCGGCGGGCGCTCCAGGATCGTGGGGCTTCTTTTGCTCTTTGCCCTGGCCTGTTCCTCTTCCATTCCCCTCGAAGCGGGCGTTCTCGATTTCGTGACGATCGACAGGGGAACGAAGGCCTACAAAAGAGGCGACTACCGCCAAAGTACCGACGCTTTCGAAAAGGTGGCTATCACGACCGACCGGCCGGAAGCCTGGTTCGACCTGGGGAACAGTTACTACCGAAGCGGACGCTACAAGATGGCCTGCGACGCCTACGGCCGGGTGGTGACGGACAAGCTGTGGCTGGAGCGGGCGAAACTCTACAATCTGGCCAACTGCTATGTGAAGCTCGGCGATCTCCGCAAGGCGGCGGAACTCTACCGCAAAGTCCTCTCTTTCGGTGAGGAGCCCAACGCCCGGTACAACCTGGAGCTGGTGCTCAAATATCTGGAGAAAGAGAAAAAGCAACAGGGGGGCGGCAAAAAGAGGAGCGAAAAAGAGGGAGAGGGGAAAAAGCGTTCCCAAAAGGGTTCCGACGCCGAGAAAAACGCGCGCGCCCGGAAGGGCGGCAAAGGAGAGGGCAAGGGGAAGCCGAGGCCCATCACACCCAGGGAGGAGCGGAAATGGATGGAGATGATCGAGAAAGAGCCGGTCGTCACCAAACTCTATCCCCTGACGCCGCCGAAAAAGGAGCCCGAAATTGCGCATCCGTGGTAG
- the bamA gene encoding outer membrane protein assembly factor BamA, translating into MRRFFIAVMMLAVVASAQVIQAIRFDGLLHLSPDVAKEITGLHTGEPIDIEKVDEAIRKLYAQGYFKDIWVTEERGVLTFHFKEKPVISQIVISGYGENKKDELLSAIGLKKGDIYDERKIEKAEALIRSQIESEGYFDTVVETETTPLENGSVKVEFKVNKGENIIIEKLNLCGAKHLDKDDIEKVMANREHDFMGWMWGFNNGKVKIDQLKYEAPRIRDLYMRHGYLDCKVDNPLLRVDFDNYKAILDFKITEGPIYKVKAVKIELAQKVIDPVILRDELRLKPGEVFDIETLRHDMEHIKTKLADMGYAYVRVVPDFSKDEKDHTTVVKYRVYPGDKVYIRDVIISGNTRTLDRVIRREIFLAPGDLYSLTDMKDSKAALMRTGYFENVVIDERRVNEHEMDLVVNVKEAQTGNIMVGGGYGSYDGFIFNASVNDRNVFGSGLAVGLSTDLSRHRTNFNFNITNPRIWDSDYSAGFNIYHNEFENYDYTEKRFGGSVTLGKQIARYWHLSGMYQYYSTRISNMDPNFPDYEFYANNDFVTSAGTLSARFNNTDDFYLPRHGMIFSASAMYAGLGGDAEYNKNYFTFMIFQGLEDYINYDLILRYKARLGFFGNDRKLPVSAKFYMGGVRTVRGYESGSIGGFYETSDGYIYRTGGEYTFSNSVEASIPLLEAAKMRLAFFLDYGMIGDDSFDEYTRAGTGAAIEWFSPMGPIQLIFAYPLMEESGDRTSNFEFTMGQRF; encoded by the coding sequence ATGAGACGTTTTTTTATCGCTGTGATGATGCTGGCTGTCGTGGCCTCTGCCCAGGTGATCCAGGCCATCCGTTTCGACGGATTGCTGCACCTCTCCCCCGATGTGGCGAAAGAGATAACCGGCCTGCATACCGGTGAGCCGATCGACATCGAAAAGGTGGACGAGGCGATCAGAAAGCTCTATGCCCAGGGCTATTTCAAGGATATCTGGGTCACCGAAGAGCGGGGGGTGCTGACCTTCCATTTCAAAGAGAAGCCGGTCATCTCCCAGATCGTCATCAGCGGTTACGGCGAGAACAAGAAGGATGAGCTGCTCTCCGCCATCGGCCTGAAAAAGGGCGACATCTACGACGAACGGAAGATCGAGAAGGCCGAAGCGCTGATTCGAAGCCAGATCGAGTCGGAGGGCTATTTCGATACGGTGGTGGAGACGGAGACGACGCCGCTTGAAAACGGCAGCGTGAAAGTGGAGTTCAAGGTCAACAAGGGCGAAAACATCATCATCGAAAAGCTCAACCTCTGCGGGGCCAAGCACCTGGACAAAGATGACATCGAGAAGGTGATGGCCAACCGCGAACACGATTTCATGGGCTGGATGTGGGGATTCAACAACGGCAAGGTCAAGATCGACCAGCTCAAATACGAAGCACCCCGCATCCGGGACCTCTACATGCGCCACGGCTACCTCGACTGCAAGGTGGACAACCCGCTGCTGCGTGTCGATTTCGACAATTACAAAGCGATTCTCGACTTCAAGATCACCGAAGGGCCCATCTACAAGGTCAAGGCGGTGAAGATCGAACTGGCCCAAAAGGTGATCGACCCGGTGATTCTCAGGGACGAGCTGCGGCTGAAGCCGGGAGAGGTGTTCGACATCGAGACCCTGCGGCACGATATGGAGCACATCAAGACGAAGCTGGCGGATATGGGGTATGCCTATGTCCGTGTCGTGCCCGACTTTTCCAAGGATGAGAAAGACCATACGACGGTAGTGAAGTACCGGGTCTACCCCGGCGACAAGGTCTACATCCGGGATGTGATTATCTCAGGCAATACCCGGACCCTCGACAGGGTCATCCGCCGGGAGATCTTTCTGGCGCCGGGCGACCTCTACAGCCTGACCGATATGAAGGACTCCAAAGCCGCCCTGATGCGCACCGGCTATTTCGAAAACGTGGTGATCGACGAGAGGCGGGTCAACGAGCACGAAATGGACCTGGTCGTCAACGTCAAAGAGGCCCAGACCGGGAACATCATGGTCGGCGGCGGGTACGGCAGCTACGACGGCTTCATCTTCAATGCCTCCGTCAACGACCGGAACGTCTTCGGAAGCGGCCTGGCCGTCGGGCTCAGCACCGACCTCTCCCGCCACCGGACCAACTTCAATTTCAATATCACCAATCCGCGTATTTGGGACAGCGACTACAGTGCCGGATTCAATATCTACCACAACGAATTCGAAAACTACGACTATACGGAAAAACGTTTCGGGGGATCCGTGACCCTTGGCAAACAGATCGCACGCTACTGGCATCTGTCGGGGATGTATCAGTACTACTCCACGAGAATTTCCAACATGGACCCCAACTTTCCTGACTATGAATTTTACGCCAACAACGATTTCGTTACCAGTGCGGGGACCCTCAGCGCACGTTTCAACAATACCGACGACTTCTACCTCCCCCGACACGGCATGATCTTCAGCGCCAGTGCCATGTACGCCGGCCTGGGAGGGGATGCCGAATACAACAAGAACTATTTCACCTTCATGATCTTCCAGGGGCTGGAGGACTACATCAACTACGACCTGATCCTCCGCTACAAGGCGCGCCTGGGCTTTTTCGGAAACGACAGAAAGCTGCCGGTCAGCGCCAAATTCTATATGGGCGGGGTGCGGACCGTCCGGGGGTATGAATCGGGGTCGATCGGAGGCTTTTACGAAACCTCTGACGGATACATCTACCGGACAGGGGGCGAATATACCTTCTCCAACTCCGTGGAGGCGAGTATTCCGCTGCTGGAAGCGGCGAAGATGCGTTTGGCATTTTTCCTCGACTACGGGATGATCGGCGACGACAGTTTCGATGAGTATACCCGCGCCGGTACCGGTGCGGCGATCGAGTGGTTCTCCCCCATGGGGCCGATCCAGCTCATCTTCGCCTACCCGCTCATGGAAGAGTCGGGAGACAGAACCTCCAACTTCGAATTTACGATGGGGCAGAGATTTTAA
- a CDS encoding YfhL family 4Fe-4S dicluster ferredoxin translates to MALMITDDCIACDACRDECPNGAIEEGDPIYIIDPDRCTECVGHYDEPACIAVCPVDCIVPDPDNVESVEELKFKFEHLQEEQ, encoded by the coding sequence ATGGCTTTGATGATTACCGATGACTGTATCGCGTGCGACGCCTGTCGCGACGAATGCCCCAACGGGGCGATCGAGGAGGGGGACCCCATCTATATTATCGATCCCGACCGCTGCACCGAGTGCGTCGGACACTACGACGAACCCGCCTGCATCGCGGTCTGTCCCGTCGACTGCATCGTTCCCGACCCGGACAATGTGGAGAGTGTCGAAGAGCTGAAATTCAAATTCGAACACCTGCAGGAAGAGCAGTAA
- a CDS encoding BatD family protein encodes MRIRGSLLRFLALFCFLVAFAHAGVVARLTENPILKGEEAELTLEAVGKRVRFPAIEKIGPYRVRDEGVQRLERMEGNATVVRWLKILTFTPQRSVEIPTFEVEVDDKKERTNPLRLRVLSAAVTKEPPFRLDISVSRQTAYVGEMIDATVRFSERKEVPVMNVDFLPLQYDNFWVKRVYKKRVYPEAGYLVHEMHYLFFPQRPGKLTIGPAKVKVAVTKRVRDAFGFIVSRPKWVTIASDSVPIRVKPLPAGVDLVGQFSLEAEAAPRRVRAGEPVTLEVRVKAEGNIEDFSMPPLHIEGVTIYPDKPVVEQSYSHGVYRGEWRRRYVLIANRSYTVPPFSLRYLDPENGRVETVKTRPIPIKVEAAVAGSVQGKGVNGPEEDQEGKEMEKTVLFGVAAGAFFAGMAFMAGLMRLLAKRRLPKTKEGGEPRNEAQMLQALMPHIADSKEAAQMAENLYASIYEGRSLHVGKKEFAGLMKRLESRKVREVPSKE; translated from the coding sequence TTGCGCATCCGTGGTAGCCTGCTGCGCTTTCTCGCCCTCTTTTGCTTTTTGGTGGCCTTTGCCCATGCCGGCGTTGTCGCCCGCCTGACGGAAAACCCCATCCTCAAAGGAGAGGAGGCGGAGCTGACATTGGAGGCGGTGGGGAAAAGGGTCCGCTTTCCCGCCATCGAAAAGATAGGTCCCTACAGAGTCAGGGACGAAGGGGTGCAGCGCCTGGAGCGGATGGAGGGGAATGCCACGGTGGTGCGTTGGCTCAAAATTTTGACGTTCACGCCGCAAAGGAGTGTGGAGATTCCTACTTTCGAAGTGGAAGTGGACGACAAAAAGGAGAGAACGAACCCCCTGCGGCTGAGGGTCCTTTCCGCTGCGGTGACGAAAGAGCCCCCTTTCAGGCTCGATATTTCAGTGAGCAGGCAGACGGCCTATGTGGGGGAGATGATCGACGCGACGGTCCGTTTCAGTGAGCGCAAAGAGGTTCCGGTGATGAATGTGGACTTCCTGCCGCTGCAATACGACAACTTCTGGGTCAAACGGGTCTACAAGAAGCGCGTCTATCCCGAAGCGGGCTATCTGGTCCACGAGATGCACTACCTCTTTTTCCCCCAGCGACCCGGCAAGCTGACGATCGGGCCGGCGAAGGTGAAGGTGGCCGTGACGAAGAGGGTGCGGGACGCCTTCGGGTTCATCGTCAGCCGGCCGAAATGGGTCACTATCGCATCCGACAGTGTCCCCATACGGGTCAAGCCCCTGCCTGCGGGTGTCGACCTGGTGGGCCAATTTTCTCTGGAGGCCGAGGCCGCACCCCGAAGAGTCAGGGCGGGAGAACCGGTGACGCTGGAGGTGCGTGTGAAGGCGGAGGGAAACATCGAAGATTTCAGCATGCCGCCGCTGCATATCGAAGGGGTGACAATCTACCCGGACAAACCCGTCGTGGAGCAATCCTACAGCCATGGGGTCTACAGGGGGGAGTGGCGGCGAAGGTATGTGCTCATTGCGAACCGCTCCTATACCGTTCCCCCTTTTTCTCTGCGCTACCTCGATCCCGAAAACGGCCGGGTCGAAACCGTTAAAACCCGGCCGATCCCCATTAAGGTGGAAGCGGCGGTTGCGGGTTCCGTGCAGGGAAAGGGAGTGAATGGGCCCGAAGAGGATCAGGAAGGAAAAGAGATGGAGAAAACGGTGCTGTTCGGCGTCGCCGCAGGCGCCTTTTTCGCAGGTATGGCATTCATGGCCGGCCTGATGCGTCTGTTGGCGAAACGCCGGCTCCCAAAAACGAAAGAGGGCGGTGAGCCCCGAAACGAAGCCCAGATGCTCCAGGCTCTGATGCCCCATATCGCTGATTCCAAAGAGGCGGCCCAGATGGCGGAGAACCTCTACGCGTCGATCTATGAGGGACGGTCGCTGCATGTGGGGAAAAAAGAGTTTGCCGGGCTGATGAAACGGTTGGAGAGCAGGAAGGTCAGAGAGGTTCCGTCAAAAGAGTGA
- a CDS encoding prephenate dehydrogenase, whose product MVVGIVGLGLMGGSLGLALKGVPQVEKIVGYDRNPHHCNEALELELVDEVVSWEELKRSDVIYLAIPVEGIIRALQELTDISPMSTVIDLGSTKARIVENIPPQIRKNVVPAHPMTGTEKFGPSAALPNLYRDKIVVLCNLEESGELQRDTARTLFKKIGMKIVTMDAHEHDRHAAYISHLPHAISFALANAVMAQEDAKNILILAAGGFRDMSRLAKSSPVMWEEIFKQNRENLLESMDRFEEELARCRNLINEADWKGLHRWMEEANKLHKIL is encoded by the coding sequence ATGGTCGTCGGAATCGTGGGACTCGGTCTGATGGGCGGATCGCTCGGACTCGCCCTCAAAGGGGTGCCCCAGGTGGAAAAGATCGTCGGTTACGACCGCAACCCCCACCACTGCAACGAAGCACTGGAACTGGAGCTGGTCGACGAAGTGGTCTCGTGGGAAGAGCTCAAGCGAAGCGACGTCATCTACCTGGCCATACCGGTGGAGGGAATCATCCGCGCCCTGCAGGAGCTGACCGACATCTCACCCATGAGCACCGTCATCGACCTGGGCAGCACGAAAGCCAGAATCGTCGAAAACATCCCCCCGCAAATCCGCAAAAACGTCGTCCCCGCCCACCCGATGACCGGAACGGAAAAGTTCGGCCCCTCCGCCGCTTTGCCCAACCTCTACCGGGACAAGATCGTCGTGCTTTGCAACCTGGAGGAGAGCGGCGAACTGCAGCGTGATACGGCACGGACACTTTTCAAAAAGATCGGCATGAAGATCGTGACGATGGATGCCCACGAGCACGACCGCCACGCCGCCTACATCAGCCACCTGCCCCACGCCATCAGCTTCGCCCTCGCCAACGCCGTCATGGCCCAGGAAGATGCCAAAAACATCCTTATCCTCGCCGCCGGAGGCTTCCGGGACATGAGCCGCCTCGCCAAAAGCTCGCCGGTCATGTGGGAGGAGATCTTCAAACAGAACCGGGAAAACCTGCTGGAGTCGATGGACCGTTTCGAGGAGGAACTCGCCCGCTGCCGCAACCTCATCAACGAAGCGGACTGGAAGGGTTTGCACCGCTGGATGGAAGAGGCCAACAAACTTCACAAGATTCTTTGA
- a CDS encoding HAMP domain-containing sensor histidine kinase: protein MAGNRSIRNQFLTQLIFASAILLIIFSTMLYAYIKQSVYDELSQQLVKQARYIVQTFPDYEEGQKIDAKNLKNALQITAKVIPAPHHFYSSIEWRERERNGRHYIELIYPYNFKAQTYLLVSKEITNVRKMLSRILRSIVIINLISLILIVLYAFGLSAMLLMPITRLTKKLSSLNENFLTTINLQELPEEFVPLGESINRLINRIQTFVKYQKELFIGAAHELKTPLNVMKLKNDVTLIKKRDPEKYIEALQLSNKTIQEMNQMISSILEIGRQEGAHFELPQTVDIIDFIRKKGEDFRLLAEAEGKRLVLDIRPDTFVGCIQTTLLNQILQNFLQNAIKFTPKGKTITLKTRQLDEHKIEIQVIDEGPGIDESVDLFAPFKRLGNAPGAGLGLFLAKSAADAMGAKISLKNRTDGTTGTVATLVFSSTPQCELPTE from the coding sequence ATGGCCGGCAACCGCAGTATCCGCAACCAGTTTCTGACCCAGCTCATCTTCGCCTCCGCCATTTTGCTCATCATCTTCTCCACGATGCTCTACGCCTACATCAAACAGTCGGTCTACGACGAACTCTCCCAACAGCTCGTCAAACAGGCGCGCTACATCGTCCAGACATTCCCCGACTACGAAGAGGGGCAGAAGATCGACGCGAAGAACCTCAAAAACGCCCTGCAGATCACGGCAAAGGTCATCCCCGCGCCGCACCACTTCTACAGCTCCATCGAATGGCGGGAGCGTGAAAGAAACGGGCGCCACTACATTGAACTGATCTACCCCTACAACTTCAAGGCCCAGACCTACCTGCTGGTGAGCAAAGAGATCACCAACGTCAGGAAGATGCTCTCCAGGATACTGCGCTCCATCGTCATTATCAACCTCATCAGCCTCATTCTCATCGTCCTCTACGCCTTCGGCCTCTCCGCCATGCTGCTGATGCCCATCACCCGCCTGACGAAAAAGCTCTCCAGCCTCAACGAGAATTTCCTCACCACCATCAATCTTCAAGAGCTGCCCGAAGAGTTCGTCCCCCTCGGCGAATCGATCAACCGCCTCATCAACCGCATCCAGACCTTCGTAAAATACCAGAAGGAGCTCTTCATCGGCGCCGCCCACGAACTCAAAACGCCCCTGAATGTCATGAAGCTCAAAAACGACGTCACCCTCATCAAAAAAAGAGACCCCGAAAAGTACATCGAAGCGCTTCAGCTTTCCAACAAAACGATCCAGGAGATGAACCAGATGATCAGCTCCATCCTGGAGATCGGACGGCAGGAAGGGGCTCATTTCGAGCTTCCCCAGACCGTGGACATCATCGACTTCATCCGCAAAAAGGGGGAGGATTTCAGGCTCCTTGCCGAAGCGGAAGGAAAGCGTCTCGTGCTCGACATCCGTCCCGACACCTTCGTCGGATGCATCCAGACCACCCTGCTCAACCAGATTCTCCAGAACTTTCTGCAAAACGCCATCAAATTCACCCCCAAAGGCAAAACCATCACCCTCAAAACCCGGCAGCTTGACGAACACAAAATCGAAATCCAGGTGATCGACGAGGGCCCGGGCATCGACGAAAGCGTGGACCTTTTCGCCCCCTTTAAACGCCTCGGCAACGCCCCGGGGGCGGGACTGGGGCTCTTTCTCGCCAAATCGGCCGCCGACGCCATGGGGGCGAAAATCTCCCTCAAAAACCGAACCGACGGCACCACCGGCACCGTCGCGACCCTCGTTTTCTCCTCCACACCCCAGTGCGAACTTCCGACAGAGTGA
- the hsrA gene encoding homeostatic response regulator transcription factor HsrA produces MRILIVEDETTVNKTLSEGLNEFNYQTDSAENFKDGDYYLDIRNYDLILADWMLPDGNGLELIQKAKSNNPKTAVIILSARDDKESEIEALEAGADDYIKKPFDFDILIARIKARLRFGGSNVIEIDDLSINPQEEKVVYKGKEIELKGKPFEVLTHLARHRDEIVSKEQLLDAIWEEPELVTPNVIEVAINQIRQKMDKPLNIQTIETVRRRGYRFCYPQKKSES; encoded by the coding sequence ATGCGCATACTGATTGTAGAAGACGAGACCACAGTCAACAAAACCCTTTCCGAAGGGCTCAATGAATTCAACTACCAGACCGATTCGGCCGAAAACTTCAAAGACGGCGACTACTACCTCGACATCCGAAACTACGACCTGATCCTGGCGGACTGGATGCTGCCTGACGGCAACGGTCTCGAACTGATCCAGAAAGCGAAGTCCAACAACCCCAAAACCGCGGTCATCATTCTCTCCGCACGCGACGACAAGGAGAGCGAAATCGAAGCCCTCGAAGCAGGTGCGGACGACTACATCAAGAAACCCTTCGACTTCGACATCCTCATCGCCCGCATCAAGGCACGCCTGCGATTCGGCGGCAGCAATGTCATCGAAATCGACGACCTGAGCATCAACCCCCAGGAGGAGAAGGTCGTCTACAAAGGCAAGGAGATCGAACTCAAAGGCAAACCCTTCGAAGTCCTGACCCATCTGGCACGCCACCGCGACGAAATCGTCTCCAAAGAGCAGCTGCTCGACGCCATCTGGGAGGAGCCGGAACTGGTCACCCCCAACGTCATCGAAGTGGCGATCAACCAGATCCGCCAAAAGATGGACAAGCCCCTCAACATCCAGACCATCGAAACGGTCCGGCGCCGCGGCTACCGCTTCTGCTACCCTCAGAAAAAAAGCGAAAGTTGA
- a CDS encoding VWA domain-containing protein: protein MHFEYPWILLFGLLFLFCERKCPLRLELLLFPHIDRIAKISHNRSFMQALKWMAWSGLIVALASPVTTKRFVPSTLWSRDMVLIIDTSRSMDEPFSIVQKENKFQALQKVLKAFVEKREEDRIGMVVFGEYAYIASPITADKRLLMQMIPHLKVGMAGERTAISDALVLGVKLLKKSHAKSRVAILMTDGKNTEGKVPMAVAEKVLKTYGIKLYTIGIGYGGNYDAKSLERLARETGGRFFEASDPKMLEQVYREIDRLEPSRVEGKPVVETRYYYIYPLFIAAMSLLGWLFLLNRSEVA from the coding sequence ATGCACTTTGAGTATCCGTGGATACTCCTTTTCGGCCTCCTCTTTCTCTTTTGCGAAAGAAAGTGCCCTCTGCGTCTGGAGCTTCTTCTCTTTCCCCATATCGACCGCATCGCCAAAATCTCCCACAACCGCTCTTTCATGCAGGCGCTCAAGTGGATGGCGTGGAGCGGGCTTATCGTGGCGCTCGCCTCGCCCGTGACGACGAAGCGTTTTGTGCCTTCGACCCTCTGGTCACGGGATATGGTACTTATCATTGATACCAGCCGGTCGATGGATGAGCCCTTTTCCATCGTTCAGAAAGAGAACAAATTCCAGGCTCTTCAAAAGGTGTTGAAAGCGTTTGTCGAGAAGAGGGAAGAGGACCGCATCGGGATGGTGGTCTTCGGGGAGTATGCCTATATCGCCTCGCCGATTACTGCAGACAAAAGACTCCTCATGCAGATGATTCCCCACCTGAAGGTGGGCATGGCCGGCGAAAGGACAGCGATCTCCGACGCGTTGGTGCTTGGCGTGAAACTGCTGAAGAAGAGTCATGCCAAAAGCCGGGTCGCCATCTTGATGACCGACGGCAAGAATACGGAGGGAAAAGTGCCGATGGCCGTTGCCGAAAAAGTGCTGAAAACCTACGGCATCAAGCTCTACACCATCGGCATCGGGTACGGGGGCAACTACGACGCCAAGAGCCTCGAGAGGCTGGCGAGGGAGACGGGCGGCCGGTTTTTCGAAGCTTCCGACCCCAAAATGCTGGAGCAGGTCTACCGGGAGATCGACCGCCTGGAGCCGTCCAGGGTGGAGGGCAAACCGGTGGTGGAGACCCGCTATTACTACATTTACCCTCTTTTTATCGCGGCGATGTCGCTGCTGGGGTGGCTCTTTCTGCTGAACCGCTCGGAGGTGGCGTAG
- a CDS encoding Ppx/GppA phosphatase family protein, with translation MAKRTAIIDIGSNSARMVVFERTSRFGFYLLNETRSRVRISEGAYEKGGELQPAAIARAKAALGEFLTIAKSYKTRKILCVATSAVRDAPNGKAFVKSVEKELGLKIKVIDGDKEAWLGGIAAVNLLPIKEGITIDIGGGSTDMALIRNRRVVETCSLKLGTVRLKELFFDKKAPIEEAKAYIDDALSQLPEHFYSRHAVGIGGTVRAIAKAIMQRNHHAVELVHAFTFDLEEERKFIGKVANASVMKLSKYGIKKDRIDTIRPGALIFLSVLEHIGTKDVITSGVGVREGVFLSDLLRNSNHLFPANFNPSVRSLQDRFCTDRRLSANIAQTAKTLFETLKTPLQLADGLQKYLEVAAKLSQTGIRLNFYNYHKHSAYFILNNLDYGFTHEEMILIATLIRFNKRRLPKESFTKPYKKLLPDAKTLTWLSYIVSLAQTVHQNRATGRVTCTFENEVLKITTPFENHLAKERVKELEKPAPIAVQLIKK, from the coding sequence ATGGCCAAACGTACCGCCATCATCGACATCGGATCCAACTCCGCCAGGATGGTGGTGTTCGAACGCACGAGCCGCTTCGGCTTCTACCTACTCAACGAAACCCGCAGCCGGGTCCGCATCAGCGAAGGCGCCTACGAAAAGGGCGGAGAGCTCCAACCGGCCGCCATCGCCCGGGCCAAAGCGGCCCTGGGGGAGTTTCTCACCATCGCCAAAAGCTACAAGACCCGCAAGATCCTCTGTGTCGCCACCTCCGCCGTCCGTGACGCCCCCAACGGCAAAGCTTTCGTCAAATCGGTCGAAAAGGAGCTGGGCCTTAAAATCAAGGTGATCGACGGCGACAAGGAGGCGTGGCTGGGCGGCATCGCCGCCGTCAACCTTCTGCCGATAAAAGAGGGCATCACCATCGACATCGGCGGCGGCTCCACCGACATGGCCCTCATCCGAAACAGGAGAGTGGTCGAAACCTGCTCTCTCAAGCTGGGAACGGTCCGGCTCAAAGAGCTCTTTTTCGACAAAAAAGCCCCCATCGAAGAGGCCAAAGCCTACATCGACGATGCCCTCTCCCAGCTGCCCGAGCATTTCTATTCCCGCCATGCCGTCGGCATCGGCGGTACCGTCAGGGCCATCGCCAAGGCGATCATGCAGCGAAACCACCATGCAGTGGAGCTGGTGCACGCCTTCACCTTCGATCTGGAGGAGGAGAGAAAATTCATCGGCAAAGTGGCCAACGCGTCGGTCATGAAACTCTCCAAATACGGCATCAAAAAAGACCGCATCGACACGATCCGCCCCGGTGCCCTCATCTTTCTGAGCGTTCTGGAGCATATCGGTACGAAGGATGTGATCACCAGCGGTGTGGGTGTGCGTGAAGGGGTTTTTCTAAGCGACCTGCTCCGCAACAGCAACCACCTCTTCCCCGCCAACTTCAACCCGAGCGTGCGGAGCCTGCAGGACAGGTTCTGCACCGACCGCCGCCTCTCCGCCAACATCGCCCAGACGGCCAAAACCCTCTTTGAGACCCTCAAAACGCCGCTTCAACTGGCAGACGGGCTACAGAAGTACCTGGAGGTCGCGGCCAAGCTCTCCCAGACAGGCATACGGCTCAATTTCTACAACTACCACAAACACAGCGCCTACTTCATCCTCAACAACCTGGACTACGGTTTCACCCACGAAGAGATGATCCTCATCGCGACGCTGATCCGCTTCAACAAGCGGAGACTTCCGAAAGAGAGCTTCACCAAACCCTACAAAAAGCTCCTTCCCGACGCCAAAACCCTCACCTGGCTCAGCTACATCGTGTCGCTGGCACAGACCGTACATCAGAACCGGGCCACCGGCAGAGTCACCTGCACTTTCGAAAACGAAGTCCTGAAAATCACCACCCCTTTCGAAAACCACCTGGCCAAAGAGCGTGTCAAAGAGCTGGAGAAGCCCGCCCCCATCGCCGTCCAGCTTATAAAAAAGTGA